From a single Rhizobium lusitanum genomic region:
- the cysN gene encoding sulfate adenylyltransferase subunit CysN: protein MTAAVTANVVTLPAAEPLKAVRDTRPLRLITCGSVDDGKSTLIGRLLWDTKAVKEDQAATLQRDSTGKQNDLGLPDFALLLDGLQAEREQGITIDVAYRYFSTENRSFIVADTPGHEQYTRNMATGASTADLAILLIDARLGILEQTRRHATIASLLGIKQFVLAVNKIDLTNYDRAGFEKIAHDFREFALSLGVKQITAIPMSALKGENVVYSGQAAMPWYNGPTLVETLELATVRSAQSVGFRLSVQRVSRPGESFRGYQGTVAGGSVKPGDSVMILPSGMVANVAKIVTYDLVRNAAVAGDAITLVLDRQVDVSRGDMIVAIDSQPQSGLAFDAQIVALQPEGIEPGKRYWLKSGSRRQRVQVQPIAQLELKTGAWAPAQALWMNAIGKVRLSFDEAAVFDPYDQNRSTGSFILIDPDSNNTIAGGMITGRRTDLGGIHKEGQRVLLSLPADLADQIMASELFASRRDETEVRRVTAAQAADIWANAASDI from the coding sequence ATGACCGCAGCCGTAACCGCAAACGTCGTCACCTTACCCGCCGCCGAGCCCCTCAAGGCCGTGCGCGATACGCGTCCGCTTCGCCTGATCACCTGCGGCAGCGTCGATGACGGCAAATCCACGCTGATCGGTCGCCTGCTCTGGGACACCAAGGCCGTCAAGGAAGATCAGGCCGCCACGCTGCAGCGCGATTCCACCGGCAAGCAGAACGATCTCGGTCTGCCCGACTTCGCCCTGCTGCTCGACGGCCTGCAGGCCGAACGCGAACAGGGCATCACCATCGATGTCGCCTATCGCTATTTCTCGACCGAGAACCGCTCCTTTATCGTCGCCGACACGCCCGGCCATGAGCAGTATACCCGCAACATGGCGACCGGCGCTTCCACCGCCGATCTCGCCATTCTGCTGATCGACGCACGCCTGGGTATTCTCGAGCAGACACGCCGGCACGCGACGATCGCCTCGCTGCTCGGCATCAAGCAGTTCGTGCTTGCTGTCAACAAGATCGACCTGACGAATTACGACCGCGCCGGCTTCGAAAAGATCGCGCATGATTTCCGCGAATTCGCGCTGTCGCTCGGCGTCAAGCAGATCACCGCCATTCCGATGTCGGCGCTGAAGGGCGAAAACGTCGTCTATTCCGGCCAGGCGGCCATGCCCTGGTACAATGGCCCGACACTCGTCGAGACGCTGGAGCTTGCCACCGTGCGCTCGGCTCAATCCGTCGGTTTCCGCCTGTCCGTTCAGCGCGTGTCCCGCCCCGGCGAAAGCTTTCGTGGCTATCAGGGCACGGTTGCCGGCGGCTCGGTGAAGCCGGGCGACAGCGTCATGATCCTGCCGTCGGGCATGGTTGCCAACGTCGCAAAGATCGTCACCTACGATCTCGTGCGCAATGCCGCCGTTGCCGGCGATGCGATTACGCTCGTGCTCGACCGCCAGGTCGACGTCTCGCGTGGCGATATGATCGTCGCCATCGACAGCCAGCCGCAATCGGGCCTTGCCTTCGACGCGCAGATTGTCGCACTGCAGCCGGAAGGCATCGAGCCCGGCAAGCGCTACTGGCTGAAGAGTGGCAGCCGCCGCCAGCGCGTGCAGGTGCAGCCGATTGCGCAGCTTGAGCTGAAGACCGGCGCCTGGGCACCGGCGCAAGCCCTGTGGATGAACGCCATCGGCAAGGTTCGTCTTTCCTTCGACGAAGCCGCTGTTTTCGACCCTTACGACCAGAACCGCTCGACCGGCTCTTTCATCCTGATCGATCCGGACAGCAACAACACGATCGCCGGCGGCATGATCACCGGCAGACGCACCGATCTCGGCGGCATCCACAAGGAGGGTCAGCGCGTTCTCCTGTCGCTGCCGGCAGACCTCGCCGACCAGATCATGGCCAGCGAACTCTTCGCCAGCCGCCGCGACGAGACGGAAGTCCGCCGCGTCACCGCCGCACAGGCCGCCGATATCTGGGCGAACGCTGCCAGCGATATCTGA
- the cysD gene encoding sulfate adenylyltransferase subunit CysD: protein MPDSRPDTELSNPQSTKPPLDPHLKALENESIHIFREVAAEFERPVMLYSVGKDSSVLLHLARKAFYPGRVPFPLLHVNTGWKFAEMITFRDEIVKKYDLDLIEHINPRGKAENITPFTHGSALYTDIMKTEGLRQALDAGQFDAAFGGARRDEEASRAKERIYSFRTPDHRWDPRNQRPELWNVYNGQIRKGESVRVFPLSNWTEVDIWRYIQAEEIPIVPLYFAEKRPVVERDGMMILAADPRLELLPDEVKREELIRFRTLGCFPLTGAIRSTATTLEDVIAELEIATVSERQGRAIDRDQSGSMEKKKREGYF from the coding sequence ATGCCCGATAGCCGTCCGGATACGGAACTCTCCAATCCGCAAAGCACCAAGCCGCCGCTCGACCCGCATCTGAAGGCGCTGGAAAACGAATCCATCCATATTTTCCGCGAAGTTGCGGCCGAATTCGAGCGTCCGGTGATGCTCTATTCGGTCGGCAAGGATTCGTCCGTGCTGCTGCATCTGGCGCGCAAGGCCTTCTATCCCGGCCGCGTGCCCTTCCCGCTCCTGCATGTGAACACCGGCTGGAAGTTCGCCGAGATGATCACCTTCCGCGACGAGATCGTGAAGAAATACGATCTCGACCTGATCGAGCACATCAACCCGCGGGGCAAGGCGGAGAACATCACCCCGTTCACCCACGGTTCGGCGCTCTACACCGACATCATGAAGACGGAAGGGTTGCGCCAGGCGCTGGACGCCGGCCAGTTCGACGCCGCGTTTGGCGGCGCACGCCGCGACGAGGAAGCATCGCGGGCTAAGGAGCGCATCTACTCCTTCCGCACGCCGGATCATCGCTGGGATCCGCGCAACCAGCGCCCGGAACTCTGGAACGTCTATAACGGCCAGATCCGCAAGGGCGAGAGCGTGCGTGTCTTCCCGCTGTCGAACTGGACCGAGGTCGATATCTGGCGCTACATCCAGGCCGAAGAGATTCCGATCGTGCCGCTTTATTTCGCCGAGAAGCGCCCGGTCGTCGAGCGCGACGGCATGATGATCCTGGCGGCCGATCCGCGCCTTGAATTGCTGCCGGACGAGGTCAAGCGCGAGGAGCTTATCCGCTTCCGCACGCTCGGCTGCTTCCCGTTGACCGGCGCGATCCGCTCAACCGCCACTACCCTTGAAGACGTTATCGCAGAGCTGGAAATCGCCACGGTTTCCGAACGACAGGGCCGCGCCATCGACCGCGACCAGTCCGGCTCCATGGAAAAAAAGAAGCGCGAAGGATATTTCTGA
- a CDS encoding phosphoadenylyl-sulfate reductase, protein MTAINRIEEAGTLNSRLAALDLAGRLSLVAGLGGRAVFTTSLGIEDQVITAEIGNHRLPIDVVTLQTGRLFPETLVLIDETESQYDIHIHRYEPEQADIDAYAAKYGLNGFYESVEARHACCGVRKLKPLARALSGATIWVTGLRRGQSNNRSDTPFAEYDPERNLIKVNPLADWDIDVIRAYVADNSVPVNPLHQRGYPSIGCEPCTRAIKPGEPERAGRWWWENDETRECGLHVAEEAVVAAQ, encoded by the coding sequence ATGACTGCCATCAATCGCATCGAAGAAGCCGGGACGCTGAACAGCCGGTTGGCGGCGCTTGACCTTGCCGGCCGCCTGTCTCTGGTCGCCGGTCTTGGCGGCCGCGCCGTCTTTACGACCTCCCTCGGGATCGAGGACCAGGTCATCACCGCCGAGATCGGCAATCATCGCCTGCCCATCGATGTCGTGACGCTGCAGACCGGCCGCCTCTTCCCCGAGACGCTGGTGCTGATCGACGAGACGGAAAGCCAATACGATATTCATATCCACCGTTACGAGCCGGAGCAGGCCGACATCGACGCCTATGCGGCGAAGTATGGCCTCAATGGTTTCTACGAGAGCGTCGAAGCCCGGCATGCCTGTTGTGGTGTGCGCAAGCTGAAGCCGCTTGCGCGCGCTCTTTCCGGCGCCACGATCTGGGTTACCGGCCTACGCCGTGGCCAATCGAACAATCGCTCCGACACACCGTTTGCCGAATACGATCCGGAGCGCAACCTGATCAAGGTCAACCCGCTCGCCGATTGGGATATCGATGTGATCCGCGCCTATGTCGCCGACAATAGCGTGCCGGTGAATCCGCTGCACCAGCGCGGCTACCCCTCGATCGGCTGCGAACCCTGCACCCGCGCCATCAAGCCGGGCGAACCGGAGCGAGCCGGCCGCTGGTGGTGGGAAAACGACGAGACGCGCGAATGCGGCCTGCACGTTGCGGAAGAAGCCGTCGTCGCCGCGCAATGA
- a CDS encoding RrF2 family transcriptional regulator, with the protein MITQKAKYALRALSALAQAEAGEPMMISDIATQQKIPKKFLEQILLDLKHQGIVISRRGKQGGYLLRKPAEEITFGEILRIIDGPIAPLPCLSITAYRRCEDCDGEQTCEIRHVFARVADVTRKVLFSTTIADAVALPDEAEVTRLLA; encoded by the coding sequence ATGATCACTCAAAAAGCAAAATACGCGTTGCGGGCGCTATCTGCTCTGGCTCAGGCCGAAGCGGGCGAACCGATGATGATTTCCGACATTGCCACGCAACAGAAAATCCCGAAGAAATTCCTGGAACAGATCCTGCTCGACCTGAAGCATCAGGGCATCGTCATCAGCCGCCGCGGCAAGCAGGGGGGCTATCTCCTGCGCAAGCCGGCCGAGGAGATCACCTTCGGCGAGATTCTGCGCATCATCGACGGTCCGATCGCGCCATTGCCCTGTCTTTCCATCACCGCCTATCGCCGCTGCGAGGATTGCGACGGCGAGCAGACCTGCGAAATCCGCCATGTCTTCGCAAGGGTTGCGGATGTCACCCGCAAGGTTCTGTTCTCGACCACCATCGCCGATGCTGTGGCTCTGCCGGACGAAGCGGAAGTCACTCGCCTTTTGGCATAG
- a CDS encoding chloride channel protein, translating to MPPIYRKSKLLRRSRVFWGSIHLWRPRLVFWTGALAIGVISVGFAKLADLAQRAFAGVTSSGEWSWLLPLVLTPLGFVLSAYLATTLFPNAQGSGIPQAIAARHLHHDEDRTKLLSLRLAFGKIVLTILGLFCGASIGREGPTVQVGASFMLAVARFSGMAQAKGLILAGSAAGIAAAFNTPLAGIVFAIEEMSRTYESRANGLVLTAVILSGLAALGLSGSYNYFGTASAAPVALVDWALVLICGVGGGALGAAFSGFALYAGIRIRRWAQPQPLKRMLLLAGCCGLLVAAIGVSSGGNTFGTGYDQARGAVEGHALPLLFFLEKLLASFLSMISGIPGGIFAPSLAVGAGLGSTVGTLIGGSIALAAILGMAGYFAGVVQAPMTAFVIILEMTGDHQAVIPIMAVSMIGYVTSRLLSREPLYHGLSRVFIAAAIRARRAMEKEAGEEHAAH from the coding sequence ATGCCCCCCATCTACCGAAAATCCAAACTGCTCCGCCGCTCCCGTGTCTTCTGGGGTTCGATCCATCTGTGGCGGCCACGGCTGGTGTTCTGGACGGGGGCTTTGGCGATCGGGGTGATCAGCGTCGGCTTTGCCAAGCTGGCCGATCTGGCGCAGCGCGCCTTTGCCGGGGTGACGAGCTCCGGAGAATGGAGCTGGCTGTTGCCGCTCGTGCTGACACCGCTTGGCTTCGTGCTCTCCGCCTATCTCGCCACGACGCTGTTTCCCAATGCGCAAGGCAGCGGCATTCCGCAAGCGATCGCGGCGCGGCATCTGCATCATGACGAGGATCGCACGAAACTGCTGTCGCTCCGGCTTGCCTTCGGCAAGATCGTTCTGACCATTCTCGGGCTATTCTGCGGCGCTTCGATCGGCCGCGAGGGGCCGACGGTGCAGGTGGGCGCGTCCTTCATGCTGGCGGTCGCCCGCTTCAGCGGCATGGCGCAGGCGAAGGGATTGATTCTGGCGGGCTCTGCAGCGGGTATTGCAGCGGCGTTCAACACACCACTCGCCGGCATCGTCTTTGCGATCGAGGAGATGAGCCGTACTTATGAATCGCGCGCCAACGGCCTGGTGCTGACGGCCGTCATCCTCTCGGGTCTCGCGGCCCTCGGGCTCTCCGGCAGCTACAATTATTTCGGCACGGCCAGTGCTGCGCCGGTAGCGCTTGTGGATTGGGCTCTCGTCCTGATCTGCGGTGTCGGTGGCGGCGCGCTTGGGGCGGCCTTCAGCGGTTTTGCGCTCTATGCCGGCATCCGCATCCGCCGCTGGGCGCAGCCACAGCCCCTCAAGCGCATGCTCTTGCTCGCCGGATGCTGTGGTCTTCTGGTCGCGGCCATCGGCGTCTCCTCCGGCGGCAACACCTTCGGCACCGGCTATGATCAGGCGCGTGGCGCGGTGGAGGGGCATGCCCTGCCCCTGCTCTTCTTCCTGGAAAAACTGCTCGCCAGCTTCCTGTCGATGATCTCGGGCATTCCCGGTGGCATCTTCGCACCGTCACTGGCGGTCGGCGCCGGCCTCGGCAGCACCGTCGGAACACTGATCGGCGGTAGCATTGCGCTGGCGGCGATCCTCGGCATGGCGGGCTATTTCGCCGGTGTGGTGCAGGCGCCGATGACCGCCTTCGTCATCATATTGGAAATGACCGGCGACCATCAGGCCGTTATCCCGATCATGGCGGTGTCGATGATCGGCTATGTCACCTCGCGGCTGTTGTCGCGCGAGCCGCTCTATCACGGCCTGTCGCGCGTCTTCATCGCGGCGGCGATCCGGGCACGGCGGGCAATGGAGAAAGAGGCGGGCGAAGAACACGCCGCCCATTGA
- a CDS encoding YlcI/YnfO family protein, with amino-acid sequence MKSASIPSLRVDPELRAAAESVLKEGETLSAFLENSLRAQIDYRRAQAEFIARGLTARDDAKRTGVYYSADEVLGKLKSKLAAAKASKQK; translated from the coding sequence ATGAAATCCGCTTCCATTCCATCGCTGAGAGTCGACCCGGAGCTGCGCGCTGCTGCCGAGAGCGTGCTGAAGGAGGGCGAGACCCTGTCCGCGTTCCTGGAGAATTCGCTAAGAGCCCAGATCGACTATCGGCGGGCGCAGGCGGAATTCATCGCGCGTGGCCTGACCGCACGAGACGATGCCAAGCGTACGGGCGTCTATTACAGTGCTGATGAGGTGCTCGGAAAGCTGAAAAGCAAGCTTGCGGCCGCAAAAGCCTCCAAACAGAAATGA
- a CDS encoding type II toxin-antitoxin system RelE/ParE family toxin codes for MKFAVRYSLGAVEDLDRLYDYLLLRDIELAERAYQAIVKATEFLETFPFSCRKVSSDNSFLRELVIPFGSAGYVALFEIEDNDTVTILAIRHQREDDYH; via the coding sequence ATGAAGTTTGCCGTTCGCTATTCGCTAGGAGCAGTCGAAGATCTCGATCGGCTTTACGATTACCTTCTCCTGAGAGACATCGAGCTGGCGGAAAGAGCCTATCAAGCGATTGTCAAAGCAACCGAATTTCTCGAGACCTTCCCGTTTAGCTGCCGCAAAGTGTCCTCGGATAATTCATTTCTCCGCGAACTGGTCATCCCCTTCGGCTCCGCCGGCTATGTCGCTCTGTTTGAAATCGAAGACAACGACACAGTGACGATATTGGCGATCCGACATCAGCGCGAAGACGACTACCATTGA
- the betA gene encoding choline dehydrogenase, translating into MQADFVIIGSGSAGSAMASRLSEDGKHTVIVLEFGGSDVGPFIQMPAALAWPMSMDRYNWGYLSEPEPQLNNRRITAPRGKVIGGSSSINGMVYVRGHAEDFNRWEELGAHGWAYADVLPYFKRMEHSHGGEDGWRGTDGPLHVRRGDARNPLFHAFIEAGKQAGFEATEDYNGGKQEGFGLMEQTTWMGRRWSAATAYLKPALRRPNVELIRCFARKVVIENGRATGVEIERGGKIEIVKANREVIVSASSFNSPKLLMLSGIGPGQHLQDMGIEVKVDRPGVGANLQDHMEFYFQQTSLKPVSLYSWLPWYMQGIVGAQWMFFKSGLGTSNQFEACAFLRSAPGVKQPDIQYHFLPVAISYDGKAAAKSHGFQAHVGYNLSKSRGAVTLRSSDPKADPVIRFNYMSHPEDWEKFRHCVRLTREIFGQKAFDDYRGPEIQPGQDVQTDDQIDAFLREHLESAYHPCGTCKMGAKDDPMAVVDPDTRVIGVEGLRVADSSIFPSLTYGNLNGPSIMTGEKAADHILGKPRLARSNQEPWVNPRWEVSDR; encoded by the coding sequence ATGCAAGCAGATTTCGTCATTATCGGCTCAGGTTCCGCCGGCTCCGCCATGGCTTCCCGGCTGTCGGAAGATGGCAAGCATACGGTCATCGTGCTGGAATTCGGCGGCAGCGATGTCGGGCCGTTCATTCAGATGCCGGCAGCGCTTGCCTGGCCGATGAGCATGGATCGATATAACTGGGGCTATCTTTCCGAACCTGAGCCGCAGCTCAACAACCGGCGCATCACTGCGCCGCGCGGCAAGGTGATCGGCGGCTCCTCCTCGATCAACGGCATGGTCTATGTCCGCGGCCACGCCGAGGATTTCAATCGCTGGGAAGAACTCGGTGCCCACGGCTGGGCCTATGCCGACGTTCTGCCCTACTTCAAGCGGATGGAGCATTCGCATGGCGGCGAAGACGGCTGGCGTGGCACCGACGGGCCTCTGCATGTTCGGCGTGGCGACGCCCGCAATCCGCTGTTCCATGCCTTCATCGAGGCCGGCAAGCAGGCGGGTTTCGAGGCGACGGAAGACTATAATGGCGGCAAGCAGGAAGGCTTCGGCCTGATGGAGCAGACGACCTGGATGGGCCGGCGCTGGTCTGCCGCGACCGCCTATCTGAAGCCGGCGCTGAGGCGGCCGAATGTCGAGCTGATCCGTTGTTTCGCCCGCAAGGTGGTGATCGAAAACGGCCGCGCCACCGGCGTCGAGATCGAGCGCGGCGGCAAGATCGAGATCGTCAAGGCGAACCGCGAGGTGATCGTCTCGGCGTCCTCCTTCAATTCTCCGAAACTGCTGATGCTCTCCGGCATCGGCCCGGGACAGCATCTGCAAGACATGGGCATCGAGGTGAAGGTCGACCGGCCGGGCGTTGGCGCCAATCTGCAGGATCACATGGAATTCTATTTCCAGCAGACCAGCCTGAAGCCGGTGTCGCTCTATTCCTGGCTGCCCTGGTACATGCAGGGCATTGTCGGCGCGCAATGGATGTTCTTCAAATCCGGCCTCGGGACCTCCAACCAGTTCGAAGCCTGCGCCTTCCTGCGCTCGGCGCCGGGCGTCAAGCAGCCGGATATCCAGTATCATTTCCTCCCCGTCGCCATCAGCTATGACGGCAAGGCGGCGGCCAAGAGCCACGGGTTCCAGGCGCATGTCGGCTATAACCTGTCGAAGTCTCGCGGCGCGGTGACACTACGCTCCTCCGACCCGAAGGCCGATCCGGTCATCCGCTTCAACTATATGAGCCACCCGGAAGACTGGGAAAAGTTCCGCCACTGCGTCCGCCTCACCCGCGAAATCTTCGGGCAGAAGGCGTTCGACGACTATCGCGGCCCGGAAATCCAGCCCGGTCAGGATGTCCAGACCGACGACCAGATCGACGCCTTCCTGCGCGAACATCTGGAAAGCGCCTATCATCCTTGCGGCACCTGCAAGATGGGCGCGAAGGACGATCCTATGGCAGTCGTCGACCCCGACACCCGCGTCATCGGCGTCGAGGGCCTGCGCGTCGCCGACAGTTCGATCTTCCCCAGCCTCACCTACGGCAACCTCAACGGCCCTTCGATCATGACCGGCGAGAAGGCCGCCGATCATATCCTTGGAAAGCCAAGGCTGGCGCGATCCAATCAGGAGCCGTGGGTCAATCCAAGGTGGGAAGTGAGCGATCGGTAG
- the betB gene encoding betaine-aldehyde dehydrogenase yields the protein MTLKAQPIASHFIDGEYVEDTDGTVFESIYPATGEVIARLHAATPAIVEQAIASAKRAQPEWAAMSPTARGRILKRAADIMRERNRELSELETLDTGKPIQETIVADPTSGADSFEFFGGIAAAGLNGSYIPLGGDFAYTKRVPLGVCVGIGAWNYPQQIACWKGAPALVAGNAMVFKPSENTPLGALKIAEILIEAGLPKGLYNVIQGDRETGPLLINHPDVAKVSLTGSVPTGRKVAAAAAGNLKHVTMELGGKSPMIVFEDADIDSAIGGAMLGNFYSTGQVCSNGTRVFVNRKIKAEFLKRLKARTEAMLIGDPMDEATQVGPMASWAQREKVLSYIEKGKAEGATLVAGGGIPNNVSGEGYYVQPTVFADVTDDMTIAREEIFGPVMCVLDFDDEAEVIARANDTEFGLSGGVFTADLTRAHRVVDQLEAGTLWINTYNLCPVEIPFGGSKQSGFGRENSLAALEHYSELKTVYVGMGPVQAPY from the coding sequence ATGACCCTCAAAGCCCAACCAATAGCTTCCCACTTCATCGACGGCGAATATGTCGAGGATACCGACGGTACCGTCTTCGAGAGCATCTATCCGGCAACCGGCGAAGTGATCGCCCGGCTGCATGCGGCAACGCCTGCCATCGTCGAGCAGGCAATCGCCAGTGCCAAGCGGGCGCAGCCTGAATGGGCCGCAATGAGCCCAACGGCGCGCGGCCGCATCCTGAAGCGTGCCGCCGACATCATGCGCGAGCGCAACCGCGAGCTCTCCGAACTGGAAACACTCGACACCGGCAAGCCGATCCAGGAGACCATCGTCGCCGACCCGACTTCGGGCGCCGACAGTTTCGAATTCTTCGGCGGCATCGCGGCCGCCGGCCTCAACGGCTCCTACATCCCGCTCGGCGGCGATTTCGCCTATACCAAGCGCGTGCCACTCGGCGTCTGCGTCGGCATCGGCGCCTGGAACTACCCGCAACAGATCGCCTGCTGGAAGGGCGCTCCTGCGCTGGTGGCCGGCAACGCCATGGTCTTCAAGCCTTCGGAAAACACACCGCTCGGCGCACTGAAGATCGCCGAGATCCTCATCGAGGCAGGGCTTCCCAAGGGGCTCTATAACGTCATCCAGGGCGACCGCGAAACCGGGCCGCTGCTCATCAACCATCCTGACGTCGCCAAGGTGTCGTTAACCGGCTCGGTGCCGACAGGCCGCAAGGTCGCAGCCGCCGCTGCTGGAAACCTCAAGCACGTCACCATGGAACTCGGCGGCAAGTCGCCGATGATCGTGTTTGAGGATGCCGATATCGACAGCGCAATCGGCGGCGCCATGCTCGGCAATTTCTATTCAACCGGGCAGGTCTGCTCGAACGGCACGCGCGTTTTCGTCAACCGGAAGATCAAGGCTGAATTCCTGAAGCGCCTGAAGGCGCGCACCGAGGCCATGCTGATCGGCGACCCCATGGACGAGGCAACGCAAGTCGGCCCGATGGCGTCCTGGGCACAGCGCGAAAAGGTGCTTTCCTACATCGAGAAGGGTAAGGCCGAAGGCGCGACGCTGGTGGCCGGCGGTGGCATTCCCAACAATGTCTCCGGCGAAGGCTATTACGTACAGCCGACCGTCTTTGCCGACGTTACCGATGACATGACCATCGCCCGCGAGGAAATCTTCGGGCCGGTCATGTGCGTGCTCGATTTCGATGATGAGGCGGAGGTGATTGCCCGCGCCAACGACACGGAATTTGGCCTCTCCGGTGGTGTCTTCACCGCCGATCTTACCCGCGCCCACCGCGTCGTCGATCAACTCGAGGCCGGAACACTGTGGATCAACACCTACAATCTCTGCCCGGTCGAAATCCCCTTCGGCGGCTCCAAGCAATCCGGCTTCGGCCGCGAGAATTCGCTGGCGGCGCTCGAGCATTATTCCGAGCTGAAGACGGTCTATGTCGGCATGGGGCCGGTGCAGGCGCCTTATTGA
- the betI gene encoding transcriptional regulator BetI has translation MPKVGMEPVRRKALVDAAMRVIGDHGSLTVTMSEIAKQAGVSPALAHHYFGSKEQLLIETVRHHLQRLRDSTVTAMKVATTPREKLSAVIHVSFHADQFAPETIAAWLAFYAEAQRSEETRRFLVIYARRLRSNLLANLKALCPREDAERIAEGAAAMIDGLYIRQSLRSAPISIEASIALTEDYINSLLAPLSREAAVQRTET, from the coding sequence ATGCCGAAAGTCGGAATGGAACCGGTGCGCCGCAAGGCGCTTGTGGACGCGGCGATGCGCGTGATCGGCGATCACGGCTCGCTGACTGTAACCATGTCCGAAATTGCCAAGCAGGCCGGCGTTTCCCCGGCACTTGCGCATCACTACTTCGGCAGCAAGGAACAATTGCTGATCGAGACCGTCCGTCATCACCTACAGCGGCTGCGCGACAGCACCGTGACGGCGATGAAGGTGGCAACGACCCCGCGGGAAAAACTCTCCGCCGTCATCCATGTCAGCTTCCACGCCGATCAATTCGCACCGGAGACGATTGCCGCCTGGCTCGCCTTCTACGCCGAGGCGCAAAGGTCCGAAGAGACCCGCCGCTTCCTCGTTATCTATGCGCGGCGGCTACGCTCCAACCTGCTCGCCAACCTCAAGGCGCTGTGCCCGCGCGAAGACGCAGAACGCATCGCCGAGGGCGCTGCCGCGATGATCGACGGCCTCTATATCCGTCAAAGTCTGAGATCAGCGCCGATCAGCATCGAGGCTTCGATCGCGCTTACAGAAGATTACATCAATTCACTGCTTGCGCCGCTTTCCCGAGAGGCCGCCGTTCAAAGGACTGAGACATGA
- a CDS encoding HdeD family acid-resistance protein: MVNILDEVPPSVMREKWGWFVALGVFLLICGAIAFGNLFVATVASVYYVGVLMLIGGIIHLAHAFQVRGWEHIPFWVLSGLLYTIAGILAFANPLLASEALTLFLAIALLIAGTFRVWVGRKLKPERGSVWIVISGVVTALAGIAVALGWPVNSLWVLGLFLAVDLTFQGWTLMAFGFALRR; the protein is encoded by the coding sequence ATGGTCAATATTCTGGATGAGGTCCCCCCGTCTGTAATGCGCGAAAAGTGGGGTTGGTTTGTAGCGCTGGGTGTGTTTCTGCTCATTTGCGGTGCGATCGCCTTCGGCAATCTTTTCGTCGCCACCGTTGCGTCGGTCTACTATGTCGGCGTGCTGATGCTGATCGGCGGCATCATCCATCTGGCGCATGCCTTTCAGGTGCGGGGATGGGAGCATATCCCGTTCTGGGTGCTGAGCGGCCTACTCTACACGATCGCCGGCATCCTTGCCTTCGCCAATCCCTTGCTCGCCTCGGAAGCGCTGACGCTGTTCCTTGCCATCGCCTTGCTGATTGCCGGCACATTCCGTGTCTGGGTCGGCCGCAAGCTGAAGCCGGAGCGAGGCTCGGTCTGGATCGTCATCAGCGGCGTGGTCACTGCGCTTGCCGGCATTGCCGTTGCGCTCGGCTGGCCGGTCAATAGCCTCTGGGTTCTCGGCCTGTTTCTCGCGGTTGACCTGACGTTCCAGGGCTGGACGCTGATGGCTTTCGGCTTTGCGCTAAGGCGATAA
- a CDS encoding ribbon-helix-helix domain-containing protein: MPMVTVSISPLQVAGIRAAVDTGTYASSSEVVREALRMWDAARKRGEICDVPRAANDPDAVVKSSRCVADMFADYEAETHRHN; encoded by the coding sequence ATGCCGATGGTAACGGTTTCCATCTCTCCGCTTCAGGTCGCCGGTATCCGAGCGGCCGTAGACACAGGTACTTATGCATCGAGTAGCGAAGTCGTGCGTGAGGCGTTGCGCATGTGGGATGCCGCGCGCAAGCGTGGCGAGATTTGCGATGTGCCGCGCGCGGCCAATGATCCCGATGCTGTGGTGAAGAGCAGCCGATGTGTCGCCGACATGTTCGCCGATTACGAGGCGGAAACACACCGGCATAACTGA